Proteins encoded by one window of Glycine soja cultivar W05 chromosome 15, ASM419377v2, whole genome shotgun sequence:
- the LOC114388311 gene encoding triosephosphate isomerase, cytosolic-like: MGRKFFVGGNWKCNGTTEEVKKIVTTLNEAKVPGEDVVEVVVSPPFVFLPVVKSLLRPDFHVSAQNCWVRKGGAYTGEVSAEMLVNLGIPWVIIGHSERRQLLNESNEFVGDKVAYALQQGLKVIACIGETLEQREAGTTTAVVSEQTKAIAAKISNWDNVVLAYEPVWAIGTGKVATPAQAQEVHADLRKWVHDNVSAEVAASVRIIYGGSVNGGNCKELAAQPDVDGFLVGGASLKPEFVDIINAATVKKN, from the exons atgGGCAGAAAATTCTTCGTCGGTGGCAACTGGAAATGC AATGGGACCACTGAGGAGGTAAAGAAGATTGTTACTACTTTGAATGAGGCTAAAGTCCCTGGAGAAGATGTCGTAG AAGTTGTTGTGAGCCCTCCTTTTGTGTTCCTTCCTGTTGTAAAAAGTTTGCTGCGCCCTGATTTCCATGTTTCGGCACAAAACTGTTGGGTTCGCAAAGGTGGTGCTTATACCGGTGAGGTTAG TGCTGAAATGCTTGTTAATTTGGGAATTCCTTGGGTTATTATTGGTCACTCTGAACGGAGGCAGCttttaaatgaatcaaacgAG TTTGTGGGAGATAAAGTTGCCTATGCACTTCAACAAGGTCTAAAAGTTATTGCATGCATTGGGGAGACTCTCGAACAGCGTGAAGCTGGTACAACAACGGCTGTTGTTTCTGAGCAAACAAAAGCAATTGCAG CTAAAATATCAAATTGGGACAATGTTGTTTTGGCCTACGAGCCAGTTTGGGCCATTGGAACAGGAAAGGTTGCTACTCCTGCTCAGGCTCAAGAG GTCCATGCTGATTTGAGGAAATGGGTTCATGACAATGTGAGTGCTGAAGTTGCTGCATCTGTAAGAATTATCTATGGAG GTTCTGTAAATGGAGGAAACTGCAAAGAATTGGCCGCACAGCCCGATGTTGATGGATTTTTGGTTGGTGGTGCCTCCCTGAAG CCGGAGTTCGTGGACATCATAAATGCTGCCACTGTGAAGAAGAATTGA
- the LOC114388673 gene encoding outer envelope pore protein 16, chloroplastic-like isoform X1: protein MPWVRLSESPRLDVAIDMGNPFLNLTVDGFLKIGAVAATRSAAEDTYHIIQKGNISSRDFEKTLKKMCKEGVYWGTIAGVYVGMEYGVERIRGTRDWVILSRGWLDLHLPFAQLPAFYTKNAMIGGAVTGALVSAASNNKKDKIAIDAITGAAIATAAEFINYLT from the exons ATGCCTTGGGTGAGGCTTTCAGAGTCTCCAAGGCTCGACGTTGCTATTGACATGGGTAATCCATTTCTCAATCTCACTGTTGATGGTTTCCTTAAGATCGGAGCT GTCGCAGCCACGCGATCAGCTGCTGAAGATACTTATCATATTATCCAAAAGG GGAATATCTCAAGTCGTGATTTCGAGAAAACT ttgaagaagatgtgtaAAGAAGGTGTATATTGGG GAACTATAGCTGGCGTTTATGTTGGAATGGAATATGGGGTAGAGAGGATCCGTGGCACCAGAGACTGGGTAATTCTCTCCAGAGGGTGGTTGGACTTACACTTACCGTTTGCCCAACTACCAGCATTTTATACA AAGAATGCCATGATTGGGGGTGCAGTAACTGGGGCCCTGGTATCTGCAGCCAGCAACAACAAGAAAGACAAGATTGCGATAGATGCCATTACTGGGGCAGCAATTGCTACTGCTGCAGAGTTTATAAA
- the LOC114388673 gene encoding outer envelope pore protein 16, chloroplastic-like isoform X2: MPWVRLSESPRLDVAIDMGNPFLNLTVDGFLKIGAVAATRSAAEDTYHIIQKGNISSRDFEKTLKKMCKEGVYWGTIAGVYVGMEYGVERIRGTRDWKNAMIGGAVTGALVSAASNNKKDKIAIDAITGAAIATAAEFINYLT, from the exons ATGCCTTGGGTGAGGCTTTCAGAGTCTCCAAGGCTCGACGTTGCTATTGACATGGGTAATCCATTTCTCAATCTCACTGTTGATGGTTTCCTTAAGATCGGAGCT GTCGCAGCCACGCGATCAGCTGCTGAAGATACTTATCATATTATCCAAAAGG GGAATATCTCAAGTCGTGATTTCGAGAAAACT ttgaagaagatgtgtaAAGAAGGTGTATATTGGG GAACTATAGCTGGCGTTTATGTTGGAATGGAATATGGGGTAGAGAGGATCCGTGGCACCAGAGACTGG AAGAATGCCATGATTGGGGGTGCAGTAACTGGGGCCCTGGTATCTGCAGCCAGCAACAACAAGAAAGACAAGATTGCGATAGATGCCATTACTGGGGCAGCAATTGCTACTGCTGCAGAGTTTATAAA